In Pecten maximus unplaced genomic scaffold, xPecMax1.1, whole genome shotgun sequence, a single genomic region encodes these proteins:
- the LOC117320248 gene encoding integrin alpha-PS1-like: MMNDERVLLGAPGAVDWTGGLWTQYTGDNIREDLSWFRSPIYLKEDTRKPRPIDLTSYMGFSVTYGRFDPNGVTFVGGAPRSVSKGQVVLFVKDNKGLTYRDNQILTGEEPFSAFGYSLTAIDVNDDSFDDLIVGSPMYLEKDQSIGGAIYIYMGSDSEMITKDSVPIKITSRKMSESDCLKFMCKDARFGHTLAKAGDVNLDGYQDLVVGAPYEGVDKGAIYIFHGSADGLKETYAQ, translated from the exons GACGAGCGTGTCTTACTGGGAGCTCCAGGAGCTGTTGATTGGACAG GTGGCTTGTGGACACAGTACACCGGAGACAATATCCGAGAGGACCTTTCATGGTTCAGATCACCGATCTATCTTAAGGAGGACACCCGCAAGCCACGCCCGATCGACCTCACATCTTACATGG GATTCTCTGTAACATACGGAAGATTTGACCCCAATGGAGTGACCTTTGTGGGCGGGGCCCCACGATCCGTCTCCAAGGGTCAAGTAGTTCTATTCGTGAAAGATAACAAGGGATTGACATACAGGGACAACCAGATTCTAACTGGAGAGGAACCGTTTTCTGCCTTCGGCTACTCCTTGACAGCCATCGACGTCAATGATGATTC GTTTGATGATCTCATCGTTGGTAGTCCTATGTATCTCGAGAAGGACCAAAGTATTGGTGGTGCCATCTACATTTACATGGGAAGCGACTCTGAAATg ATTACCAAAGATTCCGTGCCAATTAAGATTACAAGTCGTAAGATGAGTGAAAGTGACTGTTTGAAATTCATGTGTAAGGATGCTAGGTTTGGACACACACTGGCGAAGGCAGGGGACGTCAACCTTGACGGTTATCAAG ATCTGGTGGTCGGAGCTCCGTATGAGGGTGTTGATAAGGGAGCTATCTACATCTTCCATGGCTCTGCTGACGGTCTGAAGGAAACCTACGCTCAG